The genomic interval TGGCGCAGGTTGAGCTGGGAGGTCCGGAGCCTCCCCCTCTGGTATGGTCTGAGGTGAGGGTGCTTCCGTTTCCGGCGTCTCGGTCGGGGCGCCCTTGGCCCCCTCAGCCACCGAGATAAAGACCCTGCCACGGCCCTGCTGAACAGCCAGGATGGGCTCTTGCTGTGAAACCGGTTCCAGCACGACCCGGACGATCGGGGGCCACACCGAGTATTGCGCGACACGGACCCTGTGAACCAACGTGTCACGGGGCATCAGTTCGCGGTTCCGCATAGCCAGACGGGCGCCCGGCAAATCAATGACCAGGCGCATCGGATTCGGGAGCGAGCGCGTGCTGACCGCGACCGAACGGGTGACCGCCAGGACCAGGGTATGCCGTTGCGGGTCGAAACTCATTCCGCGGACGAAAACGAGACGATTTGGTGGGGCCTCGGCTCGTGAGCGTGTGGGATACGCAGGGCGAGCGGAGGCGGCAGTGGCATCGGCCGGGAAAAGCGTTCCGGCGATCACCAGGAGCGCCACGGCCCGGCTGACCAGGTGAAACGAAACACGACGCTGAGCAAAATGGAACATGGATGCATTATACCTGGTGAACGGCGTGGAGGCCCTCCCGGCGTGCTGGAGAATCGCTTCGGGGTTGCATTGACATGAGCTTTACTCGGATGTTACCTTTTCCTTCAGTGGCGGGCCTTTAGCTCAGTTGGTAGAGCAGCTGACTCTTAATCAGCGGGTCCCGAGTTCGAGCCTCGGAGGGCCCACTTCACTTTTTTTAGGGCAGGTGCCTGAGTGGTCGAAAGGGCATCACTGGAAATGATGTGTGCGGCTTAACCCCGTACCGAGGGTTCGAATCCCTCCCTGCCCGCCTCCGCAGGGTGCGGTGAGCTTGCTCTCCACGCCGCTGTGGTAAAATGAGCCGGGGGCTCATGAGTCACCAGTCCGTACGGGCCTTTAGCTCAGTTGGTAGAGCAGCTGACTCTTAATCAGCGGGTCCCGAGTTCGAGCCTCGGAGGGCCCACTCGCTTCTCGCCCCGCTCCCAAGGCGGGGCGAGTTTTATGGAGGTTTTGACGTGACCGTGGCCGCTTCCCTCTCTCCCTTGGTGTTGGATGAGCGCCGGCGTGTGGAAGAGGCGCTGACCTTCATTCGTTCGAAGACGTCTCAGACACCTTCGTGCGGACTGATCTTGGGTTCGGGCCTGGGGCTGGTGGCGGACGCCCTCGATGACGCCACCGTGATTCCATACGGGGCCATTCCACATTTCCCGGTTTCGACCGCCCCCGGTCACGCGGGCAACCTTCTGATCGGACAGTTGGCGGGTCGCGCGGTGGCCATGCTTCAAGGGCGATTTCACTTGTACGAGGGTTACACCGCCCAGCAGGTGGCCTTTCCGATCCGCGTGTTGAAGCGTTTGGGCGTGGAGACCCTGATTGTCACCTGTGCGACGGGCGGATTGAACGCGCGCTTCAAGGCTGGTGACCTCATGCTGATTCATGACCACATCAACCTGACCGGGCAAAACCCCCTGGTCGGCCCGAACGATCCCTCGCTCGGCGAAAGATTCCCCGTGATGTTCAACGCCTATCGGCCGGAATTGAACGAACTGGCCCGGAGGGTGGCCGTGCAACTAGGCCTCTATCTTCAGGAAGGCACCTACGCGGGCATTCTGGGGCCAGCTTACTGCACCAAGGCCGAATTGCGCTTCTTGACCAAGATCGGAGCGGACTCTGTTGGGATGTCCACCG from Candidatus Sericytochromatia bacterium carries:
- a CDS encoding purine-nucleoside phosphorylase — translated: MTVAASLSPLVLDERRRVEEALTFIRSKTSQTPSCGLILGSGLGLVADALDDATVIPYGAIPHFPVSTAPGHAGNLLIGQLAGRAVAMLQGRFHLYEGYTAQQVAFPIRVLKRLGVETLIVTCATGGLNARFKAGDLMLIHDHINLTGQNPLVGPNDPSLGERFPVMFNAYRPELNELARRVAVQLGLYLQEGTYAGILGPAYCTKAELRFLTKIGADSVGMSTVHEVIAAAHLGLRVLGIGTISDMAIPDSGHHATEAEILEVAQRVGPTLARLLRGILAEL